The window ATAAATGCATCAAAATCAAATAAAACTATATCATTTACTTCCATAAGATTCCTTTCTATTTCAATCGGATAATTTCAAATAATTCATCTGAAGGTGACGGAGGTGAGGCGGTGCGCCGCCGTCGGGGTCGGCAATTTGGTAGAGGTCGTCTGAAAAGTAAGAAAACTCTAGTGTTCTGATATACCTTACTTCAAGATTTAAAGTTTCATACGCGCTACGGCTTGCTTTGCCAAAAACAGTATCTAAACGACTTGTTTAGAGTTTTGACATTTTGCTTAACGGTCTGAAAATACAGTTGTTATCGGTGTGAGCTACGCTTTCTGTTCATAAACTTGCTTGGCTTCTTGATACTCTGCAAACTGCTCTTTGGCCAATCGTAAATAACCTTTAAATCTTCTAGCTTTGTAATGCTCTGCCAATGTTTTTTCTGATTGTTCCAGAAATATGGTTACTAATGTATGGTAAATCAAACAAAGTTTTGTTTCTCCATGAAAGGCAACATTTTCCTTCTCACATTTAGCGATAAAATTTCTTGTTGTAACTTCTATAAAAGTAAAAATAAATTCTTTATTCGCATCTAATTTTTTTTCAATTGTTGCTAAGTCTATATTAGCAATATTTAATGCGCCAGCTAGAATATTACATCCTTGAGAAGATAATTCATCATTTGTTATTTTAACTTTATAATTTCCTGACAATTCTTTTAGATAATTTTTATGTTTCTCGGTTTCAACAAATTTTCTAATATCTAAGCTGTTTATCATTTTAATACTCCATAATATATATACTATTTGCATGTTTAAGGATCGAATGAGTTTACCCCATTTTTAATTTTCTCTAAATTAAAATCTTTTCCAAGATGCCTATATTTATCCATGCTGGAATGCGCCCAAGGACTTGCTTTGGTCAAATTCCATGCGGAATGTGCCAATGGGGATTTACTTCTTTGCGGTATGTAGGTATGGTGTGGCTCCATAGATACTGCTCGAGTTGTAAGTCTACCAAGTGAATCAGAAATAACAGCACAATCGGATCCTGATTCACAAACCGCCCCGCATCAGGCTCGTAATACCTCATCAGGTTGTAATGCAGCCCAGCCTCATGGTCGCAATACTGGTTCTGCAGACGAAAACAACTTTCAGACTACCGTTATCCTGACTAATGTTTCACTATCACTAGCGATATTTTTTTCTTGGGTCCTTAAAGGTTCCTATAAACTTCAGATCATTGTAAAGTTTACCTGGATTTTCCTCATAAAATGTTGCATTAGAATAGTAATATAAAGAATTACCTTCATTTATTCCTTTCTCTTTTGCTACTTTCACAATATCTTTTATAACTTTATTGGAGTGTGCCCCAACTTCTTCTGCTAACACTTCAACTGGTACAATTTCTCCATTATCTGTCTGGAATGCCACAAAATAATCAGAATCAATAAATGAAACTCCAAAATCTGCAAAAGCTGGACAATGAGAATCTGAGTCCTCCATTCCATCTGTATATTCATTAAACTCATCGGGCGTTTTAAAAGATGTCCCCATCCACACAGAAATCATATCTTTAGTTGTTTCAATCATATAATACCTCATGATTCAAAATGTTATATATTTTATTAATCCCAATAAAAGTCTAAATTATTTAATTCCTTCCACTCTTCCAAAGAATAAAGAAAAGGCAAAGAAAAATTTTCCAATAATTTACCCTTTAAATTTTCTGATACCATGAATGCTCCTGAATAGTTGTGATTAGTAGACAACAAAATATCCTTATCTGAATTAGTATATGCCTCCAGTGAAAAATCATCTTCATCTAATGCTAAATCTGGGTAAACAATTTCATCCTCAATTTCCCAAACAACTATTCTTACTAAATAATAGACTTCATTCGTCAATAACTCACCTTTTGTATTGACAATAATCGCTTCGCTCATACCAAAATCATAATCAAACCCATATTTTTTTATAAATTCCAAAAAACGCGCTGACATGATAAAGAAATCATTATATGGAAGAAAATCAAAAGTAACACCTCTTGCTTTCTTTAAGCAGACATAAACCTTTTCAGGCATTGGAGGAATTTCTTGCCCTTTTACGAACCAACTCCAGGGAAAGTCAAAATCAGGATGCGTTTTTTTAGGGTTGAATACCTCTGATATACCTAGGACTCCACTACTTACTCGTGGCAACCCCATTTTTTCTACTTTATCCATACTCTGCAGAGCATATCCCCATACTAATAACTTTTTCATAATACCCTCCTAAGATAATAGTTTTGTTTTCTTTCCAAACAGCCTGTGGAATTAAATGGTGTGTCTGCCAAGAAGAAGCTAGACGGAATATTCCCTGAGATTCCATGCTCTTACGCAAGCAATAGCCACTCTCTCCCAAAGGATCAATCCATTCTTGAGTATTCGGAGCAAACTGGTTCTGAAGGCGGAAGGGTTTGTCAGGGCTACGGCTTGCTACTTCGAGATTGAAGGCTTCATGCGAGCTATGGTTTGCTACACTTACTATATATACACGACGCTACGCCAGTTTATTAATCATCAGGATTTTCTTCTAAACAATTTAGAAACTCATCAAATGATTTCGCTATAATAATTGAATTTTTTTCAAAATTAGCTTCCCTTGATATATTTTCACTCCATACGTCCCTGACATAATAAATAATTTGCCAACTATTTTTTTCTAAACAGAGGTAATTACCTCCCCAATCAAAAGCAAAAGGAATTAAATCCCTAGGTAACTCATTAAGATCCCATTCATTTATTGCTCTTCCTTCTAATGTGAAATCTGGATCATCCTCAAACTGCTTAGAATATTTCATTGGAATGAAGTCGCGAATTTCAATATAGTCATAATCAATATTATCATTGACAAAACAAGAAAGATTGGGAGTACCTCCATTCCATTTGAAGTAATGTGACTTGAATGAAGATGGAAAAGATACTCCTAATTTTTTTTCAACCTCATTGAAATCATTTTCAGATAAATTTTTATCGCAATCATAAAAATTAAGCATAACAAACTCCTTTAATAATTTAACAAGTACCAGTTTTTTTCTTTTTCCTTCTCTTTTCAGGCGGTTTTCTTCCTGTTAACCAACTGCATTGTTGTCTTACCAGTTTTTGGATCAAAATCATCAACATGATGCCATGTGTGACCTTTAGCATCAGCTCTAGGAATACCTGCCTTCTTAAAGGCAGCAGTAAAATCATGACCACGGCTACCTTGCTACGTCAGGACTGAAGGTTTTGTGCGGGCTACGGCTTGCTTTTCACGCTTTTAAATTCCGGTGGTGAATTTTTTGAAACTCATCCGAAATAAAATCTCCAAATTCTGCAAATGATTCAATAGGTAAATTAAAAATTTCTGGTTTATAACGAATAAGCAAACTTAGGATATGATAATGACTTCTTGGTGTTTCACGTAATTCAATTCTCTCGAATATTCTTTGTTTACCTTCCTCTTCATCTATTTTTTGTGCAATAGAAAAATCTGCATTGTGAGCCACTCCTAAAGCAGGATTAATGGAAGTAATTTCACTTGGGGTTGGATCTTGGTAATCGGGATCCTGAGCAATTATCCGCCAATCTGACTCTAGCTTTGATTCAAATAAGGTATGACAGTCTAAAACGGTTTTGAATAGGATTGGGTAATTTCCAGCATTTTTATAATCAAATGGCTCAACTGGGCTTGAAGTAAACAAATCAAAAATTCCTACAGTGGCACCAAGCTTATTTTTAGCGATTATTCTACCGTAACCGAATAATTTATCAGCTATTTTAAAACAAAATAAATCACCATTCTTAAGATATCTATATAAAGTTCTGTTTTTTTCCCAATTAAAGATTTTCATAATACTTTTCTTTTCCTATAGCATAGAATATTAAATTATTGGAAGATTTTTACAACCATTTTGAGAATATGGTTTCTTCCCGCAACCATTGCTTTTTGTCTTTTGGCATCACGGGTCTTATTCATCAACAAATGAATGACATTTATTTCTTCTGGTTTTAGTTTTTTAGGATTAGAATTACTTTTCTGACCTTTTTAATTTTTTTCCTGTCAGTGTTCCATGTTGTCGAATACAGCTTTTCTCATATTTACGGGCGGTTTCGTAATCCAAATCGCTATATAATTCTATTAAGCGTTCTGTTCCAACTAATCTTCCTGATTACCTGTGTTGTTTTGCACGCGTCTTTATATTATCCGTAATACCGATATAAAAAGGTTTACTATCCCCGGACCTATGCAATCCATAAACAGAATATTTTTTATCCCAATGGATCTAACCAAATTTGAGCATTGCTGGCAAACCAATAAAAATTATCCCGCCCCACAACTCAATCGGATCCTGATTGATAAATCGTCCGCAGTTCGGGTCGTAGTACTGAAGAAGTTATAATGCAACCCGGTTTCACGGTCAGTATACTGGTTCTGTATGCGGAAGGGTTAGTATGCGCTATTCGTTACTCGGGTTTCCTATTTCAGATACTCTTGATATTTGGTGGAACTCGACCTAACCTACGACTACTGTTTGTTAAGTTTAAGCCATGATCTATGTTTGTTAAGAGGAGTTTATTGTCCTTGACCAAGAATTTCTTCTCCAATTATTGCATCTAACTCTATCCATGCATCTTCAAGTTGATTAACAATAGAAGATTCATTTTTATTTGGATCGTCTTTTAAATTGAGATACCAAATATGTGTTAATTTCGGTATTTCATATAAAATAGACGCTAGTCTTTTTTCAATTAGATTATGATTATGAGTATAATGCTTTATTTCATTTAAAATTTTTAATAATTCTTGATAGTCCTTTACATCGAATTCAAGATCCATTCTGACCTTATAAATAAAACTATTATTTTCAAGTTTTTCTAATAATTCTTTCATGGTAAACACCTCTAAGTTATACAAAACCAAGGATTGCTTCTGCTGGAATAGTTTATTTATTTTTAAAGTTAAGCGTTCACTCCAATAGAAATAGATAACACATCTTCCTCATTGTCGAGTAGAGATATATCGATAACTTTATCTATTTTATGACTAAATAATTTTAAACAATAAAAATTAGGTTTGTTTATTAATTCTAGCCAACTGCTAATATTTTTTATTTTGATAATAAACAAGGGGAATAATTCTATTGGTATTTCAGCCGAATCATTTATTCCTCCATAAAAGTATACATAAGCAATATCATTTTCCTCTGGTGTAAGAAATTTTAATATTTCATTTTTTATCGATAAACTAAATTTTTCTTTTGATAATTCTATATTTCTATAGGGGGTAAAAGTACGATTTATTATTTCACATGAGAGTGGATATGGAATGATTTTTTCAGAATCTGAAATTAAATTATTTAAAAAATGAATTTCTTTCATTTTTTTCATTATATTATTCTGTTTTAAAGTAAAGATCTTATCTTCTAAAGTTGTCATGATATTGTTTCCTATGTTGTACGGTTACATTATCTTTGTATTACTCCCAAGAAAATGTACGATTCCCATTATTTCTTTTTTGAATAAGATTTCTATCCATTTTGGCAGTAGCTACATGCCACTGTGGACAAGGGTGTTTTGCAATCGGAAGGGTTTGTGAGCAGTTCTAGATATGTTGATTTCACTCTTCAGGTTACCCCAACCGTAATAATCCCCAAATCAGGTCGCCTTTATCATCAGTCATGTCTCTTGGAATGCCGATTTGGTCGCAGTGGAAGTAGTTCTGCACTTCGCCGTTTGCCAATTCGCGGTGGATCAGGTTGCCGAGGTTGTCATAGGGTCGGCAGACCGTCTTGGCCGTATTCGTAGGCTGTTTTGGCTTAGATTGTTATGGAAGAAATATTTCAGATGACCTCAAAAAAGGATTGAGGTCGTCTGAAAATATCGAATCTTACTTTTTGTTTTTTTTCTTAGGATTTAATTCGTCTTTACGCTGCTTATAAAACTGCCAATATTTTTTGTCCTCAATACTAAATGGATAATATCCAGCATCATTATAAGCAATATCAAAATATTTATAAGCTTTATCATATTTTTCAAGGTCATAATAAAAAATACCAGCTAACAGATACGTCCCTGCATTAGTGGTTCCTAAGTCAGCAACACTTAAAGCAATACTCAGCCAGTCCTTAGCCTGTTCATATTTTTGATTTTTATAATATAACTCAAACAAAGCAATCGTAACCATTGTCGTTGGATGCGCCCATTGGCTTACTGGCTTGGGTATTAGCTCAAATGCTTCTTTTAATAACTTTTCTTGTTCTAAAAAAGGTTTATTATAAGCCTCACAGACTAAATCATTAATCTTTGATTCTAATTCTGGGTTAACTGCATCTAAATTCATAGCATACAACTCCTCAATAAAAATGAAACAATTTCAAATGTAGATTTTATATGTCAATCATGACCATAATTAGATTTCTGTCTAGGTACGATTGGGTCAGTCATATCATATCTACTTCGATTTTGTGCGCCACGAGAACAGTTTCCACCTTTTCCCGTACCTTTTTCAAGCCTATAGTTATTTGAATCTCTCATCCTTTTTCAAACGACCCCAGGCGGTGTATTCGCCGTACCATAAGAGATTGCCGTAGATGTCGGTCATCTCTCGCGGGATGCCGATTTGGTCGCAGTGGAAGTAGTGGGTTCGTTGTCAGCTTTCACCGTCTTCGTTGGTTCAATCGCGGATTTGTGCTAAAGGTTCATAGTTGTCGGGATCGGTGTAGA of the Veillonella parvula genome contains:
- a CDS encoding RHS repeat-associated core domain-containing protein, whose product is MQNQYCDHEAGLHYNLMRYYEPDAGRFVNQDPIVLLFLIHLVDLQLEQYLWSHTIPTYRKEVNPHWHIPHGI
- a CDS encoding immunity 22 family protein, which gives rise to MIETTKDMISVWMGTSFKTPDEFNEYTDGMEDSDSHCPAFADFGVSFIDSDYFVAFQTDNGEIVPVEVLAEEVGAHSNKVIKDIVKVAKEKGINEGNSLYYYSNATFYEENPGKLYNDLKFIGTFKDPRKKYR
- a CDS encoding Imm43 family immunity protein, which translates into the protein MKKLLVWGYALQSMDKVEKMGLPRVSSGVLGISEVFNPKKTHPDFDFPWSWFVKGQEIPPMPEKVYVCLKKARGVTFDFLPYNDFFIMSARFLEFIKKYGFDYDFGMSEAIIVNTKGELLTNEVYYLVRIVVWEIEDEIVYPDLALDEDDFSLEAYTNSDKDILLSTNHNYSGAFMVSENLKGKLLENFSLPFLYSLEEWKELNNLDFYWD
- a CDS encoding SMI1/KNR4 family protein; the encoded protein is MLNFYDCDKNLSENDFNEVEKKLGVSFPSSFKSHYFKWNGGTPNLSCFVNDNIDYDYIEIRDFIPMKYSKQFEDDPDFTLEGRAINEWDLNELPRDLIPFAFDWGGNYLCLEKNSWQIIYYVRDVWSENISREANFEKNSIIIAKSFDEFLNCLEENPDD
- a CDS encoding HNH endonuclease, whose product is MPRADAKGHTWHHVDDFDPKTGKTTMQLVNRKKTA
- a CDS encoding Imm26 family immunity protein gives rise to the protein MKIFNWEKNRTLYRYLKNGDLFCFKIADKLFGYGRIIAKNKLGATVGIFDLFTSSPVEPFDYKNAGNYPILFKTVLDCHTLFESKLESDWRIIAQDPDYQDPTPSEITSINPALGVAHNADFSIAQKIDEEEGKQRIFERIELRETPRSHYHILSLLIRYKPEIFNLPIESFAEFGDFISDEFQKIHHRNLKA
- a CDS encoding RHS domain-containing protein, giving the protein MQNYFHCDQIGIPRDMTDDKGDLIWGLLRLG